ACCCCCCGCCGCACGGACGGTCGTCAGTGTCCACTGCGTCTACCCCTGCCTCGCCGAAGTCGTCGCCACCAACCTCTTCACCTCCATGCCGATAGGCGTCAAACAAACCGTGAAAATCCCCCTGAGCTGCTTCAACAACGGCCTCGACTTCGAGAACGTCAACACCCCCTTCCTCGTCTACACAGAAGGCGCCTTCTCCGCCTCCTTCGCCAACGTCCGCTGGGTCCCCCAAGCAGGAAAGGACCCAGACGCCAAATCCTGCTCCGACCTGACCTGACCCCCACCGACCAGGGACGGGCACCCCGCCTCGGGTGCCCGTCCCCTTACCACCCCCGCCGGTGGCGAACCGCGGTCAGCCGCGTACCCGCACGCGACAAACCCGGCGACATCGCCGGCCACCCCCGCGATACTGGTCGCACATGGATGAGATAGAACTCGTCGTCGCTCATTCCGAACGCGCGACCCTACGCGTCGGCGACATCTTCCTGAAGGTCGACGCCGATCAGACGCGCATCGACACCGAGGTGGAGGCGATGGCCCTCGCGCCGGTCCCGACCCCGGAGGTCCTGTGGCGTAAGCCGCACGTGCTCGCGCTCGCCGCACTCCCGGGTACGACGCTCGGACGCCTCGGCGGGCCCCCGACCGGGTCACCGGCGGCGTGGAGAGCGGCCGGTGCCGTCATCCGCAGGCTGCACGAAGCGCCACTGCCCCCACGGCAGGGCCGGGCCGGCCGGAGCATCGCCACGCTGGCCGCGGAACTCGATGCCGAGTGCGAGTCGCTCGTGACGGACGGCGTCCTCCCCGCCGACCTGGTCATCCGCAACCGCCAGGTCGCCGAGGCAGCGCTCCGGCCGTGGACTCCTGCGTTCACGCACGGCGACCTGCAGATCGCACACGTCTTCCTCGACGACGACGAGGTCACCGGCGTCATCGACTGGTCCGAGGCGGGCCAGGGTGACCCTCTGTACGACCTCGCCACCTTCACGCTCGGCCACGAGGAGCACCTCGACGACGTCATCGCCGGCTATGGCGCCGGCATCGACCTCGGCGTCATCCACGCCTGGTGGTCG
The window above is part of the Sphaerisporangium rubeum genome. Proteins encoded here:
- a CDS encoding phosphotransferase family protein yields the protein MDEIELVVAHSERATLRVGDIFLKVDADQTRIDTEVEAMALAPVPTPEVLWRKPHVLALAALPGTTLGRLGGPPTGSPAAWRAAGAVIRRLHEAPLPPRQGRAGRSIATLAAELDAECESLVTDGVLPADLVIRNRQVAEAALRPWTPAFTHGDLQIAHVFLDDDEVTGVIDWSEAGQGDPLYDLATFTLGHEEHLDDVIAGYGAGIDLGVIHAWWSLRSLLAVRWLVEHGFDAFAPGCEVDVLRSLV